In the Leptolyngbya sp. SIO1E4 genome, one interval contains:
- a CDS encoding HAMP domain-containing protein, with translation MKLSSLFRKTLFCQTLLFGVVVGSLSLTSAYSLRWYLAGEYVSRGSAIARSVSGSTNDLLADDSPDLLQTLLEEFADLQGVAYVLVATPDGELLAHTFGEKIPIDFQANRFKPGNLRAANSTDRRFRRFTHSPNFEKTFGKAAISYRQVENVGYVIDIALPIEAGTQGYVHVGMDQVRMIQQIRSAASLQLWVMLGLLIVSIVATYIMVQRISQPLNQLTEYAKRLANQDFSSPVKINSRDEVGLLATTMHSMATDIQVFIGQLETTLSELQQTQSQLIHSEKMSGLGQLVAGIAHEINNPVSFIACNINYAETYAKQLMGLLAYQHPDLADYLTPELKAALDDMDVDFVMTDFPKVLGSMRLGTERIRGIVTSLQNFSRLHEAEFKAVNIHEGLDSTLMILNSRLKGLKNSIPVQVIKEYADLPQVTCYAGQLNQVFLNLMANALDALETKAFKSQDSPKLRIKTDLNGELVEIHIQDNGCGINSEIAPRVFDPFFTTKPIGQGTGLGLSISYQIVVQHHHGHLAYQSTPDQGTTFTIQIPLHPQESLLPSEDQPSLVPSASLERES, from the coding sequence ATGAAACTTTCTTCCCTATTCCGAAAGACGTTGTTTTGCCAAACCCTGCTGTTCGGAGTAGTGGTAGGGAGTTTGTCGCTCACGTCAGCCTACAGCCTGCGGTGGTACTTAGCCGGAGAGTATGTGAGCCGTGGCAGCGCGATCGCCCGCAGCGTTTCAGGATCCACCAATGATCTGCTGGCAGATGACTCTCCCGACTTACTGCAAACCCTGTTAGAAGAATTTGCGGATCTCCAAGGTGTTGCCTACGTCTTAGTGGCCACTCCTGACGGTGAACTGTTGGCCCACACCTTCGGCGAAAAGATTCCAATAGATTTTCAGGCAAATCGGTTTAAGCCAGGCAATCTGCGGGCAGCCAACAGCACAGACCGTCGGTTCAGGAGGTTTACCCATTCTCCAAACTTTGAGAAAACCTTTGGCAAAGCAGCGATCAGTTACCGTCAAGTAGAAAACGTTGGCTACGTAATTGACATTGCACTGCCGATTGAAGCAGGCACCCAGGGATATGTCCATGTCGGCATGGATCAGGTGCGCATGATCCAACAGATTCGCTCAGCCGCCTCTTTACAACTCTGGGTCATGCTAGGGCTGCTCATCGTTAGCATCGTTGCCACCTACATCATGGTGCAGCGCATTTCCCAGCCCCTCAATCAACTCACCGAATATGCCAAACGCTTGGCCAACCAAGACTTTTCCTCCCCTGTCAAAATCAACAGCCGCGATGAAGTGGGGCTTTTAGCCACCACGATGCATAGCATGGCCACCGATATCCAGGTCTTTATCGGCCAGTTAGAAACCACCCTGTCAGAACTCCAGCAAACCCAGAGTCAGCTCATTCATAGCGAAAAAATGTCAGGGTTAGGGCAATTAGTGGCAGGCATTGCCCATGAAATTAATAACCCAGTCAGCTTCATCGCTTGCAACATTAACTACGCTGAAACCTACGCTAAACAACTGATGGGGTTGCTTGCCTACCAGCATCCTGATCTCGCAGACTATCTAACGCCAGAATTAAAGGCAGCTTTAGATGACATGGATGTAGACTTTGTCATGACGGACTTTCCCAAGGTGTTGGGATCCATGCGGTTAGGCACAGAACGCATTCGAGGGATTGTGACCTCTCTGCAAAACTTTTCACGACTGCACGAGGCTGAGTTCAAGGCCGTCAATATCCATGAAGGGCTGGATAGTACCCTGATGATTTTGAACAGCCGCTTGAAAGGATTAAAAAATTCTATCCCCGTGCAAGTCATCAAGGAGTACGCCGATTTACCCCAGGTAACTTGCTATGCAGGGCAGTTAAACCAGGTGTTTTTGAACCTTATGGCCAATGCCCTCGATGCCCTTGAAACAAAAGCTTTCAAATCTCAGGACAGCCCCAAACTCCGAATTAAGACCGACTTAAACGGAGAATTGGTTGAAATTCACATCCAGGACAATGGCTGCGGGATTAATTCTGAGATTGCGCCCCGCGTGTTTGACCCATTTTTTACGACTAAACCGATTGGTCAGGGTACGGGGTTAGGGCTTTCAATTAGCTATCAAATTGTTGTCCAGCATCATCACGGGCACTTAGCTTATCAGTCAACCCCAGATCAAGGCACAACCTTTACCATTCAGATTCCCCTGCATCCCCAGGAGTCCTTGCTGCCGTCTGAGGATCAGCCCAGTCTGGTACCGTCAGCCTCTTTGGAGAGAGAATCTTAG
- a CDS encoding MBL fold metallo-hydrolase, which produces MLDCGLASLESLTGDSETGAPVDLVLCSHAHPDHGRSLLDLHQTWPEVPIYCSEATADLLPLNWPHVAMPNGAEFCKRLPWRQPLEVAQGLTAKLWPAGHLPGAACILLTYTAPNRRYTVFYTGDFFLSNSRLVEGLPLDELRGLKPDILIIDGSQGTARFPHRRQQENRLADQINQAIAAGHNVLMPVPIMGLGQELMMLLRSHHHFTGRELTVWVDAWVAQTCDIYLELLPHLPSNVQNFARHQPLFWDERILPRIKRLPGDLPEDPGYPAILIGYQDADLSAYVQWGDRPWRILLPDELANSVVQAGLDYSTPHPQPTLDWLQLLGLELEQGLAHLDTYVLTAHSDGAGTTQLIHNLRPHHVLFVHGAPNYLADLAGLEDLQSRYKLHLPSINQLVELPIGETFLQPAAPDTVFEGELAETEDGVTLTLPPGIQEDPRWKRLADTGVVQIRWQGNDLIVRGVTQQSLMKQASFPTVINQAVQCCFNCVYWKQPRCNNAKSPMYGFPVAAEGYCPEFMTKKNNTQASSG; this is translated from the coding sequence ATGTTAGATTGCGGGCTAGCTTCTTTAGAGAGCCTTACTGGGGACTCTGAAACGGGTGCCCCGGTCGATTTGGTGCTGTGCAGCCACGCCCATCCTGACCATGGGCGATCGCTGTTGGATTTGCATCAGACCTGGCCAGAGGTGCCCATCTATTGCAGCGAGGCTACCGCTGATCTGCTGCCTTTGAATTGGCCTCACGTGGCCATGCCAAACGGGGCAGAATTCTGTAAGCGGTTGCCCTGGCGTCAGCCGCTCGAAGTGGCTCAGGGTCTGACGGCCAAGCTATGGCCAGCGGGGCATCTTCCGGGGGCGGCCTGTATTTTGCTGACATACACGGCGCCTAATCGACGCTACACCGTGTTTTATACAGGGGACTTTTTTCTATCCAATTCTCGTCTGGTAGAGGGCTTGCCCCTAGATGAACTGCGTGGGTTGAAGCCAGATATCTTGATCATTGATGGCAGTCAAGGGACGGCTCGCTTTCCCCATCGTCGACAGCAAGAAAATCGATTGGCGGATCAGATTAACCAGGCAATTGCAGCAGGGCACAACGTGCTGATGCCTGTCCCAATCATGGGTTTAGGCCAAGAGTTAATGATGCTGCTGCGCAGTCACCATCATTTCACGGGCCGTGAATTAACGGTCTGGGTGGATGCTTGGGTTGCCCAAACCTGTGACATTTATCTAGAATTGCTGCCCCACTTGCCCAGTAATGTGCAAAACTTTGCTCGCCACCAGCCTCTATTTTGGGACGAGCGAATTCTCCCTCGGATCAAGCGCCTACCGGGCGATTTGCCAGAAGATCCGGGATATCCGGCGATTCTGATTGGCTATCAAGATGCTGACCTCAGCGCCTATGTCCAGTGGGGCGATCGCCCCTGGCGCATCCTGTTACCCGACGAGTTGGCCAATAGCGTTGTGCAGGCTGGGCTAGATTACAGCACCCCCCACCCACAGCCCACCCTGGATTGGCTGCAGCTGCTGGGCTTAGAGCTAGAACAGGGGTTAGCCCACCTGGATACCTACGTTCTCACTGCCCATAGTGATGGTGCAGGTACCACCCAGTTAATTCATAATTTGCGCCCCCACCATGTCTTATTTGTGCATGGAGCCCCTAACTATCTGGCAGATCTGGCCGGGCTGGAGGATCTGCAAAGCCGCTACAAGCTGCACCTACCTTCTATCAACCAGCTGGTTGAGTTACCCATTGGCGAGACGTTTCTGCAACCGGCAGCTCCAGACACGGTTTTCGAGGGAGAACTCGCTGAAACCGAAGACGGTGTTACCCTGACGCTTCCCCCAGGTATCCAGGAGGATCCCCGCTGGAAACGTCTTGCCGATACTGGCGTGGTGCAAATTCGCTGGCAGGGGAACGATCTCATCGTTCGGGGAGTAACCCAGCAGTCTCTGATGAAGCAGGCCAGTTTTCCAACGGTGATTAATCAGGCTGTACAGTGCTGCTTTAACTGTGTGTACTGGAAACAGCCCCGATGCAATAATGCCAAGTCGCCCATGTATGGTTTTCCGGTCGCAGCCGAAGGGTATTGCCCTGAATTTATGACTAAAAAAAATAATACCCAGGCCAGCTCTGGTTAA
- a CDS encoding LysR family transcriptional regulator: MNPWKLKLSQLRALLAVAEYENFSEAALQLDVTQSTVSHAIATLEAELGVVLFHRGRHGAQLTPIGAQITADAQAIKHLLEKILVVADQEKGLEGGTVRIAAFRSIATHVLPEAIARLHQRHPSIQISLLEMDELYQLKQALIQGQVDVCVAEMVEGDEFETIHILDDEYIALLPPKCGLRDAQLTVGDLSSYPLIASSYHSCSIRIREKLKELGGGLQVKYRIRHDSSMASMVQQGLGIALLPELSSRPVPEGVRICRLPFSVSRPIGASMLQNALHSPAVYAFLDALRGTGEFASVKAV; this comes from the coding sequence ATGAATCCCTGGAAACTCAAGCTGTCCCAACTCCGGGCACTGCTAGCGGTAGCTGAGTACGAAAATTTCAGCGAGGCGGCCCTACAGCTTGATGTGACGCAATCGACCGTCAGCCATGCGATCGCTACCTTAGAGGCCGAACTGGGGGTAGTGCTCTTTCACCGGGGACGCCATGGGGCACAGCTCACCCCAATCGGAGCACAAATCACCGCAGATGCCCAGGCGATTAAGCACCTGCTTGAAAAGATTCTCGTGGTTGCCGATCAAGAGAAGGGGCTAGAAGGCGGCACCGTCAGGATTGCCGCCTTTCGGAGTATTGCCACCCATGTGCTGCCAGAGGCGATCGCCCGATTGCATCAACGTCATCCCTCGATTCAAATTTCTTTACTAGAAATGGATGAGCTTTATCAGCTAAAGCAGGCTCTCATTCAAGGTCAGGTTGATGTCTGTGTAGCGGAAATGGTGGAAGGGGATGAGTTTGAAACAATTCACATCTTAGATGATGAATACATTGCGCTGTTGCCGCCCAAATGCGGCTTGCGAGATGCTCAATTGACGGTTGGAGACCTCTCTAGCTATCCGCTGATTGCATCGAGCTACCACAGCTGTTCGATTCGCATTCGCGAAAAGTTGAAGGAGTTGGGCGGTGGTTTGCAAGTGAAATATCGCATCCGACATGACTCTTCAATGGCGAGTATGGTGCAGCAAGGTTTAGGGATTGCCCTGCTGCCGGAACTCTCTTCCAGACCGGTGCCTGAGGGGGTGCGGATTTGTCGTCTTCCCTTCTCGGTCTCACGCCCAATTGGTGCATCAATGCTACAAAATGCCCTCCATAGCCCGGCGGTGTATGCCTTCTTAGATGCCTTGCGGGGCACTGGTGAGTTTGCAAGTGTCAAGGCGGTCTGA
- a CDS encoding glycosyltransferase, giving the protein MRTLYFLLPGTSGKFACGGLFAELKTLHLAQQVCEAAVVTYQQREPNTLFLDDLLQSGSARPCIFVVSWGFHVPKLVSRLQGQAVLYHAHSAGYGFRLPAAVPILAVSRNTMGYWGQQCPSAPIYYLPNQIAPEFSDRALPREIDVLVQARKSSEYLLQQLVPALQIRCQVVVLDRFVEDLAGLFNQAKVYLYDSAEYWAQYKVSEGFGLPPLEAMACGCQVFSSVNGALADYLDPSFNCQTVGVYSTAYDVERILAAVGRPHPAKYPPDFFEPYREEKLVQRLQHILESVNQFFDHAEHCEPDIPSLSPQRLTRLRAQRLWQKVRSKLRRG; this is encoded by the coding sequence ATGCGAACCCTCTATTTTTTATTACCAGGGACGAGTGGCAAATTTGCCTGTGGGGGCTTATTTGCTGAACTAAAGACGCTACACCTGGCTCAGCAGGTTTGTGAGGCGGCGGTAGTCACCTATCAGCAGCGAGAACCCAACACCCTCTTTCTGGATGACTTACTGCAATCTGGGTCAGCTCGCCCCTGTATTTTTGTGGTGAGTTGGGGGTTTCACGTGCCCAAACTGGTGTCTCGACTGCAGGGGCAGGCCGTTTTGTATCATGCCCATAGTGCAGGATATGGCTTTAGGTTGCCAGCTGCGGTGCCGATTCTGGCTGTTAGCCGTAACACCATGGGATATTGGGGGCAACAGTGCCCCAGCGCCCCCATTTATTATCTCCCCAATCAAATTGCACCAGAATTTAGCGATCGCGCCCTTCCCCGTGAGATTGACGTGCTGGTACAAGCCCGAAAATCATCCGAATACCTGCTACAGCAGTTGGTTCCAGCCTTGCAGATCCGCTGCCAGGTTGTGGTGCTTGACCGTTTTGTAGAAGACCTGGCAGGGCTCTTTAACCAGGCCAAAGTTTACCTGTATGATTCTGCGGAGTACTGGGCGCAATATAAAGTCAGCGAAGGGTTTGGGCTGCCGCCGTTAGAAGCAATGGCGTGTGGCTGTCAGGTGTTTTCTAGCGTGAATGGGGCCCTGGCAGACTATCTGGATCCGAGTTTTAACTGTCAGACGGTGGGGGTTTATTCCACTGCCTATGATGTAGAGCGAATTTTAGCGGCGGTGGGTCGCCCCCACCCGGCCAAGTACCCCCCAGACTTTTTTGAGCCCTATCGGGAAGAAAAGCTCGTCCAGCGACTGCAGCACATTTTAGAGAGCGTGAATCAGTTTTTTGACCACGCCGAACACTGTGAACCCGATATTCCTAGTCTGTCGCCGCAGCGCTTGACCCGCTTACGAGCACAACGACTCTGGCAAAAAGTCCGCAGCAAGTTGCGTCGTGGCTAG
- a CDS encoding tetratricopeptide repeat protein produces the protein MASNQSERLEQAQALYDLGQLAFERGNYREAVIAFEEGTRLAGGATPLGGSIQLWLMNAYSAANRQQDAIALGEKLTKHPDGEIRKQSKRVVEILKAPQLKRRADWTTPIPDLSNLEASDQRSLNLSQYGPAKTPPKAIARPAPKPEDLSQINTRDNGFFWIALALILLTVGGAWVLQ, from the coding sequence ATGGCATCTAACCAGTCAGAGCGTCTAGAGCAGGCTCAGGCGCTTTACGATTTAGGGCAGTTGGCCTTTGAGCGAGGCAACTATCGAGAAGCAGTCATCGCCTTTGAAGAAGGGACGCGTCTGGCCGGGGGAGCTACTCCCTTAGGGGGATCCATTCAGCTGTGGCTGATGAATGCCTACTCTGCAGCCAATCGCCAACAGGACGCGATCGCCCTGGGCGAAAAACTCACAAAACACCCCGACGGCGAGATCCGCAAACAAAGCAAGCGCGTTGTCGAAATCCTAAAAGCCCCCCAGCTCAAGCGCCGGGCTGATTGGACAACCCCCATTCCCGATCTCAGTAACTTGGAAGCCAGCGATCAGCGTTCCCTCAATCTCAGTCAATATGGGCCTGCCAAAACGCCCCCCAAAGCGATCGCCCGCCCAGCCCCTAAACCAGAAGACCTTAGCCAAATCAACACCCGCGACAACGGATTTTTTTGGATTGCACTGGCCCTCATCCTGCTCACCGTGGGGGGAGCCTGGGTCTTGCAATAG